The following coding sequences lie in one Kribbella sp. NBC_00709 genomic window:
- a CDS encoding ATP-binding protein, with protein MEPVQYQPDLSPVTAARDPITDFRAARGRIERAVPALASSVDGSRFEFQASLHDLALQAGGHVVLETDRGVRLGQVLTLRIAQVDAAEVDPTATGAFHIRTAQGEGIVLEGQAPPFHDAEIRPAETDEIRTWLIRSRPDRAVLEIGEQLLAPGVPAALDAGGFNRHTFLCGQSGSGKTYSLGLVLEQLLVETGLRMVVLDPNSDYVRLAETRTGLDSTVADRYAAAARGIAVRRGRPGADRLRVRLADIDRVGRAALLQLDPIADREEYAALDALLDDNEHGGQLITGLDDFLTSEQPGARQLGLRASNLGVLDWSIWARGQAGSLLEELEDGDKRCLVVDLGSLDSPEEQSVVAEAVLATLWNRRSRREPVLVVIDEAHNVCPAEPRDAITARASEYAVRIAAEGRKFGLYLLLSTQRPQKVHENVLSQCDNLMLMRMNSTADLEFLETVFSFVPAGLFDRAPTFLQGHALVAGKVMPQAGYVRFGTRTAEEGGADIPTSWAAAQR; from the coding sequence ATGGAGCCCGTGCAGTACCAGCCGGACCTGTCGCCGGTTACCGCAGCGCGGGACCCGATCACTGATTTCCGCGCCGCGCGCGGACGGATCGAACGAGCGGTGCCCGCGCTCGCGAGCTCGGTCGACGGGAGCCGGTTCGAGTTCCAGGCCTCCCTGCACGACCTCGCGCTGCAGGCGGGAGGTCACGTGGTGCTCGAGACCGACCGCGGTGTGCGGCTGGGGCAGGTGCTCACGCTCCGGATCGCCCAGGTCGACGCCGCGGAGGTGGATCCGACCGCCACGGGCGCCTTCCATATCCGGACCGCGCAGGGTGAGGGGATCGTGCTCGAAGGGCAGGCGCCGCCGTTCCACGATGCCGAGATCCGGCCCGCGGAGACGGACGAGATCCGCACCTGGCTGATCAGGAGCCGGCCGGACCGCGCCGTACTCGAGATCGGTGAGCAGCTGCTCGCGCCCGGCGTACCGGCCGCGCTCGACGCCGGCGGATTCAACCGGCACACGTTCCTGTGTGGGCAGTCCGGCTCGGGCAAGACGTACTCGCTCGGCCTGGTGCTCGAACAGTTGCTGGTGGAGACCGGTCTGCGGATGGTCGTCCTCGACCCGAACTCCGACTACGTCCGGCTGGCCGAGACCCGCACCGGGCTCGACTCCACGGTCGCGGATCGCTATGCGGCCGCCGCGCGCGGCATCGCCGTACGCCGGGGTCGGCCGGGTGCTGACCGGCTCCGGGTCCGCCTCGCCGATATCGACCGCGTAGGCCGCGCGGCGCTGCTGCAGCTGGATCCGATCGCGGACCGCGAGGAGTACGCCGCACTGGATGCGTTGCTGGACGACAACGAGCACGGCGGGCAGCTGATCACCGGCCTCGACGACTTCCTCACCAGCGAGCAGCCCGGTGCTCGGCAACTCGGTCTGCGGGCGTCGAACCTCGGCGTACTCGACTGGTCGATCTGGGCTCGTGGACAGGCAGGCTCGCTGCTCGAGGAGCTGGAGGACGGCGACAAGCGGTGCCTGGTGGTCGACCTCGGATCGCTGGACTCGCCCGAGGAACAGAGCGTCGTCGCCGAGGCTGTGCTGGCGACCTTGTGGAACCGGCGATCCCGCCGGGAGCCGGTTCTCGTCGTGATCGACGAGGCCCACAACGTCTGCCCGGCCGAGCCGAGGGACGCGATCACGGCTCGTGCGTCCGAGTACGCCGTCCGTATCGCCGCCGAGGGGCGCAAGTTCGGCCTCTACCTGCTGCTGTCCACGCAGCGACCGCAGAAGGTCCACGAGAACGTACTGTCGCAGTGCGACAACCTGATGCTGATGCGGATGAACTCCACGGCGGACCTCGAGTTCCTCGAGACCGTGTTCTCGTTCGTGCCCGCCGGCCTGTTCGATCGGGCGCCGACGTTCTTGCAAGGTCACGCGTTGGTCGCCGGCAAGGTCATGCCACAGGCCGGCTATGTGCGGTTCGGGACCAGAACCGCCGAGGAGGGCGGCGCGGACATTCCGACGTCGTGGGCAGCCGCCCAGCGGTAG
- a CDS encoding alkaline phosphatase family protein, producing the protein MSTPLVRTGDLGRIVATYVTSVLALALAAAVLPGFRFSSFPQLLASAAAALLVGALVRPLLVAASAAIGWLAVLLLAVLGQAVILAVALSLIPGVEADSFWVVLAAAWIAAAATTIVAWLCTSGTPEAFTAALVRRTRRRRATVDAPEAPGVIFVQLDGVPFPVLRWQVLAATLPTVGRWIRDGGYRLVEWTPVLPPTTPASQLGILHGRIDGVPAFRWYDRALGRVLVANRAADAAEIERRASDGRGLLADGGVSISNLFSGDAERSVLTMSKLELSRGSADTRRRVAWYLARPDGFAGSLFGAVAEIGRERFEARRQRRRDVQPRGHRGWLFAGMRAVTNVVLRDLNTALVAEEMIRGTRVVYVDYVDYDEVAHHAGALRPESLAALDRLDHVLACLEAVAKAAPRPYRLVILSDHGQSQGAIFADRYGVDLAAVCSQLTAARVEAVEQPVEGWGRLNGLLADLSGGDTGRGRVAHDAAVRVQRRSAPPTVTSGSELVVLGSGNLGLVYAAEEHRLTMEEITDRWPALIPGLVNHDGITFVAVMSTEHGPLVVGPSGVHRLADSKVTGDDPLAPFGPLIPADLLRAVSMAEAPDLYVNSSVDHDTGEVSAFEGLVGSHGGLGGWQGRALLLAPPDLEIPDQPIRGADELHRVLVGYLEQHGQRSGISRDTADV; encoded by the coding sequence GTGTCCACGCCGCTGGTCCGCACCGGCGATCTCGGCCGGATCGTGGCCACCTACGTCACCTCGGTCCTGGCCCTGGCGCTTGCGGCGGCCGTGTTACCGGGCTTCCGGTTCTCGTCGTTCCCGCAGCTGCTCGCATCGGCTGCGGCTGCATTGCTGGTCGGCGCTCTGGTACGTCCGCTGCTCGTCGCCGCGAGTGCGGCGATCGGATGGCTCGCAGTACTGCTGCTGGCGGTACTTGGCCAGGCCGTGATCCTCGCGGTGGCGCTCTCGCTGATCCCGGGTGTCGAGGCGGACTCGTTCTGGGTCGTGCTGGCCGCGGCGTGGATCGCCGCGGCCGCGACGACGATCGTGGCGTGGCTCTGCACCTCTGGTACGCCGGAAGCCTTTACCGCGGCCCTTGTCCGCCGAACCAGGCGGCGGCGGGCAACGGTCGACGCTCCGGAGGCTCCTGGCGTGATCTTCGTTCAGCTCGACGGCGTGCCGTTCCCCGTCCTGCGCTGGCAGGTGCTGGCCGCCACCCTGCCCACAGTGGGGCGCTGGATCCGTGATGGCGGCTATCGCTTGGTGGAGTGGACGCCGGTGCTGCCGCCAACCACGCCCGCCAGTCAGTTGGGGATCCTGCACGGCCGGATCGACGGCGTACCCGCTTTCCGTTGGTACGACCGGGCCCTCGGGCGGGTGCTGGTGGCCAACCGGGCCGCCGACGCCGCCGAGATCGAGCGCCGTGCGTCCGACGGTCGTGGTCTCCTGGCCGACGGCGGTGTGAGTATCTCGAACCTCTTCAGCGGTGACGCCGAGAGATCGGTGCTGACGATGAGCAAGCTCGAGCTCAGCCGTGGTTCGGCCGACACACGTCGTCGGGTCGCCTGGTATCTCGCCAGGCCGGACGGGTTCGCGGGCAGTCTGTTCGGGGCCGTCGCGGAGATCGGCCGGGAGCGGTTCGAGGCCCGGCGGCAACGACGGCGCGACGTACAGCCGCGCGGACACCGTGGCTGGCTCTTCGCGGGCATGCGCGCGGTGACGAACGTCGTACTGCGAGATCTCAACACCGCCCTGGTGGCCGAGGAGATGATCCGCGGCACCCGGGTCGTATACGTCGACTATGTCGACTACGACGAGGTGGCGCATCACGCCGGCGCGTTGAGGCCGGAGTCGCTGGCCGCGCTCGATCGGCTCGATCACGTGCTCGCGTGCCTGGAGGCTGTTGCCAAGGCTGCGCCGCGTCCGTACCGGCTGGTCATCCTGTCCGACCACGGGCAGTCCCAGGGCGCGATCTTCGCCGACAGGTACGGCGTCGATCTCGCTGCCGTCTGCTCGCAGCTGACCGCGGCACGCGTCGAGGCGGTCGAGCAGCCGGTCGAGGGCTGGGGGCGCCTGAACGGTCTGCTCGCCGACCTCTCCGGCGGTGACACCGGCAGGGGACGGGTCGCCCACGACGCGGCCGTCCGGGTGCAGCGCCGGTCCGCACCGCCGACAGTCACCAGCGGTTCGGAACTGGTCGTCCTCGGGTCGGGCAACCTCGGCCTGGTGTACGCCGCCGAGGAACACCGGCTGACGATGGAGGAGATCACCGATCGCTGGCCGGCCCTCATCCCCGGGCTGGTGAACCACGACGGGATCACCTTCGTCGCGGTCATGAGCACCGAGCACGGACCACTGGTCGTCGGACCCTCGGGTGTGCATCGGCTGGCCGACTCGAAGGTGACAGGCGATGACCCGCTGGCGCCGTTCGGGCCGTTGATCCCGGCGGATCTGCTGCGAGCGGTGTCGATGGCGGAGGCACCTGACCTGTACGTCAACAGCTCGGTCGACCACGACACCGGCGAAGTCTCCGCGTTCGAGGGACTGGTCGGCAGTCACGGTGGACTCGGCGGGTGGCAGGGCCGGGCGTTGCTCCTCGCCCCGCCCGACCTGGAGATCCCCGACCAGCCGATCCGCGGCGCGGACGAGCTCCATCGCGTGCTCGTCGGCTATCTCGAACAGCACGGACAGCGCAGCGGGATCTCCCGCGACACCGCGGACGTGTGA
- a CDS encoding DUF7144 family membrane protein, giving the protein MTDNRTFESQADSGWAMSGVAFAATMMLMIGAFHAIAGLAAIIDDEYFVRIRGYAFHLDITTWGWIHLILGLAVIATGVGLFARQTWAGVIALFLVVLSAIDNFFFIPYAPFWSILLIALDVWVIWALTRPRAIRH; this is encoded by the coding sequence ATGACCGACAACCGCACGTTCGAGTCGCAGGCCGACTCGGGCTGGGCGATGAGCGGAGTCGCCTTCGCCGCCACGATGATGCTGATGATCGGTGCGTTCCACGCGATCGCCGGGTTGGCCGCGATCATCGACGACGAGTACTTCGTACGTATCCGGGGCTACGCGTTCCATCTGGACATCACCACCTGGGGCTGGATCCACCTGATCCTCGGCCTGGCCGTCATCGCGACCGGCGTCGGTCTGTTCGCCCGGCAGACCTGGGCGGGGGTGATCGCGCTGTTCCTGGTGGTGCTGAGCGCGATCGACAACTTCTTCTTCATTCCTTACGCGCCGTTCTGGTCGATCCTGCTGATCGCTCTCGACGTGTGGGTGATCTGGGCGCTGACGCGTCCACGCGCGATCCGTCACTGA
- a CDS encoding AI-2E family transporter, which yields MLLGTAAAVLIAAGLRGFAGIVGPVFLALTLTIAVSPLRRLLVRQGVKVWIASLTALVVVNAFLLGVAAALALSVAQLATLLPTYQDKFADLVDDVRGWLADRGVGDEQLQAALQKIDLGKFFDVLQGWLSGFLGVISDLGFIVIVLFFMGLDASAFSDRLREAARIRPDISSALTGFARGTTRYLVVSTVFGLIVAIFDVGVLYVLDIPLPWLWGLLAFITNYIPNIGFFIGVIPPALLGLLDQGWATLLWVIIAYSVINFIIQSIIQPKVVGEAVGLSTTLTFLSLVFWAWILGPLGAVLAIPLSLLVKALLLDADPSTRWVGGLISGDRLPEDVPTVEAADLPAAEVATEQAG from the coding sequence GTGCTCCTCGGCACGGCGGCCGCCGTCCTCATAGCCGCCGGGCTGCGCGGCTTCGCCGGCATCGTCGGACCCGTCTTCCTCGCGCTCACCCTGACGATCGCAGTGAGTCCGCTGCGCCGGCTGCTCGTCAGGCAGGGAGTGAAGGTCTGGATTGCCTCGCTGACCGCGCTCGTGGTGGTGAACGCCTTCCTGCTGGGTGTGGCAGCCGCACTGGCCCTGTCCGTCGCCCAGCTGGCGACGCTGCTCCCGACGTACCAGGACAAGTTCGCCGATCTGGTCGACGACGTCCGTGGCTGGCTCGCAGATCGTGGCGTGGGCGACGAGCAGCTCCAGGCTGCCCTGCAGAAGATCGACCTCGGGAAGTTCTTCGACGTCCTGCAAGGCTGGCTGTCCGGATTCCTCGGGGTCATCTCGGACCTGGGGTTCATCGTCATCGTGCTGTTCTTCATGGGCCTCGATGCGAGCGCCTTCTCGGACCGCCTGCGTGAGGCGGCACGGATCAGGCCGGACATCAGCTCCGCCCTGACCGGCTTCGCGCGCGGTACGACGCGCTACCTGGTCGTGTCCACCGTCTTCGGACTGATCGTGGCCATCTTCGACGTCGGTGTCCTCTACGTGCTGGACATCCCGCTGCCCTGGCTGTGGGGCCTGCTGGCCTTCATCACCAACTACATCCCGAACATCGGGTTCTTCATCGGAGTCATTCCGCCCGCGCTGCTCGGACTGCTCGACCAGGGCTGGGCGACCCTGCTGTGGGTGATCATCGCCTACAGCGTCATCAACTTCATCATCCAGTCGATCATCCAGCCGAAGGTCGTCGGCGAGGCGGTCGGGCTGTCGACGACGCTCACGTTCCTGTCCCTGGTCTTCTGGGCCTGGATCCTCGGCCCGCTGGGCGCCGTACTGGCCATCCCGCTCTCGCTGCTGGTCAAGGCCCTCCTCCTGGACGCCGACCCGTCCACCCGCTGGGTAGGCGGCCTGATCTCCGGTGATCGGCTCCCAGAGGACGTCCCGACCGTCGAAGCGGCAGACCTCCCAGCTGCCGAAGTCGCCACCGAGCAAGCCGGATAA
- a CDS encoding DUF7144 family membrane protein yields the protein MTYGEMDERQHVSSGAVGGIAFAASMMVMIGAFSIVAGLAAILDDDYLIVTRRYAFDLDTTTWGWIHLVLGIAVVAVGIGLFMNKAWAGAVAIVLAGLIAIDYFFFIPYQPAWSLVVIALSVWVIWAVTKARAERRT from the coding sequence ATGACGTACGGCGAGATGGACGAACGGCAGCATGTGTCGAGTGGGGCCGTGGGCGGGATCGCGTTCGCCGCGAGCATGATGGTCATGATCGGTGCGTTCTCGATCGTCGCCGGGCTCGCGGCGATCCTGGATGACGACTACCTGATCGTCACCCGGCGCTACGCGTTCGACCTCGACACCACCACCTGGGGCTGGATCCACCTGGTGCTGGGCATCGCGGTCGTGGCTGTCGGGATCGGCCTGTTCATGAACAAGGCCTGGGCCGGCGCGGTCGCGATCGTTCTCGCCGGGTTGATCGCGATCGACTACTTCTTCTTCATTCCGTACCAGCCGGCGTGGTCGCTCGTGGTGATCGCACTCAGCGTGTGGGTCATCTGGGCCGTGACGAAGGCCCGTGCGGAACGTCGTACCTGA
- a CDS encoding SulP family inorganic anion transporter: MSARPVLRWLRSVRPERRSVRADVIAGLPGAISSVPNGMASAALIGVNPIHGLYASFAGPVAGGLATSSQLMVVTTTTAGALAAGSALEGVDAADRPQALLLLTIIAGLVMILAGVARLGRYTRFVSHSVMTGFLTGISVNIVLSQLPGLTGAEATGQLALAKAVDVLLHPTRIDVPSLLAGMGALGILIGLSRTRLAAVSALVALVVPTVGLAIAGAGNVTLVKDTGQIPRGVPLPQLPDLGQLSFPLVTGALAVAAIVLVQGSGVAEAAPNRDGTSSNPNRDFVAQGIGNVAAGFFRGQPVGGSVGQTALNQTVGGRTRWAAILSGLWMLVILAACSGMIGLVAMPTLAAILIYAAVKSLKPGEVATILRTGPTSQIAVVTTFCATLFLPVSAAVGIGVSLSLLLQLNQEAMDLKVVLLSPVGGGRWTEHPAPPSLPSHQVTVLDVYGSLLYAGSRTLRVKLPDPGGAEAPTVVLRLRGRTAVGATFVKVVDDYAVALEAVGGRLYLSGVDPALAELLRRTDRLDVSEPVGIFEATELVGESTERALREAEAWAVRHRPESTDQ, encoded by the coding sequence GTGAGCGCTCGTCCCGTGCTGCGGTGGCTGCGGTCGGTTCGGCCGGAGCGGCGGAGTGTGCGGGCCGACGTGATCGCTGGTCTGCCGGGCGCGATCAGCAGTGTTCCCAACGGGATGGCGTCCGCGGCACTCATCGGGGTGAACCCGATCCACGGGCTGTACGCGAGCTTCGCCGGTCCGGTCGCCGGCGGGCTGGCGACGAGCAGCCAGCTGATGGTGGTCACGACGACCACGGCCGGCGCCCTCGCCGCCGGATCAGCCCTGGAGGGCGTCGATGCAGCGGATCGGCCGCAAGCCCTGCTGCTGTTGACGATCATCGCCGGCCTGGTGATGATCCTGGCAGGCGTCGCCCGGCTGGGGCGCTACACCCGTTTCGTCTCGCACTCGGTCATGACCGGCTTCCTCACCGGGATCTCGGTCAACATCGTCCTCAGCCAGCTGCCTGGACTGACCGGCGCCGAGGCCACCGGGCAACTCGCCCTCGCCAAAGCAGTGGACGTCCTCTTACACCCCACGCGGATCGACGTTCCCTCCCTGCTCGCGGGGATGGGCGCACTCGGTATCCTCATCGGCCTGTCCCGGACCCGGCTGGCGGCGGTGAGCGCCTTGGTTGCGTTGGTCGTCCCAACGGTCGGCCTGGCCATCGCCGGCGCCGGCAACGTGACGCTCGTCAAGGACACCGGGCAGATCCCCCGCGGCGTTCCGCTGCCACAACTGCCGGACCTCGGCCAGCTGTCGTTCCCGTTGGTCACCGGCGCACTGGCGGTCGCGGCGATCGTCCTCGTCCAGGGCAGCGGGGTTGCCGAAGCCGCTCCGAACCGGGACGGGACCAGCTCGAACCCGAACCGCGACTTCGTTGCCCAGGGCATCGGCAACGTCGCGGCCGGCTTCTTCCGCGGTCAACCGGTGGGCGGGTCGGTCGGTCAGACCGCCCTGAATCAGACGGTCGGCGGCCGCACCCGGTGGGCGGCGATCCTTTCCGGGCTGTGGATGCTGGTGATCCTCGCGGCCTGCTCCGGCATGATCGGCCTCGTCGCCATGCCCACGCTGGCCGCCATCCTCATCTACGCGGCCGTCAAGTCGCTGAAGCCGGGCGAGGTGGCAACGATTCTGCGCACCGGCCCGACCTCTCAGATCGCGGTGGTGACGACTTTCTGCGCGACCCTCTTCCTGCCGGTCTCCGCCGCGGTAGGCATCGGAGTGTCACTCTCGCTGCTGCTGCAGCTCAATCAGGAGGCGATGGATCTCAAGGTCGTGCTGCTGAGCCCCGTCGGCGGCGGCCGCTGGACCGAGCATCCGGCCCCGCCGAGCTTGCCCAGCCACCAGGTGACCGTGCTCGACGTCTACGGCAGCTTGCTGTACGCCGGCTCGCGCACCCTGCGGGTCAAGCTGCCCGACCCGGGCGGCGCCGAGGCACCGACCGTCGTACTGCGGCTGCGCGGCCGGACCGCTGTCGGCGCGACGTTCGTCAAGGTCGTGGACGACTACGCCGTCGCCCTGGAGGCCGTCGGCGGCCGGTTGTACCTCAGCGGAGTCGACCCCGCCCTCGCCGAACTGCTTCGTCGTACCGACCGGCTGGACGTGTCGGAGCCGGTCGGCATCTTCGAGGCCACCGAACTGGTCGGGGAATCGACCGAGCGGGCGCTGCGGGAGGCCGAGGCCTGGGCGGTCCGCCACCGACCGGAAAGCACCGATCAATAG
- a CDS encoding DUF6069 family protein, giving the protein MTVQPTQGGAHAVAGGRLWAGGAATAVVAALIALVGILLARGVFDVPVLAPEGEGTWGDADTPKYALWCALAALLATGLMHLLVISTPRPLQFFGWIMALATLAGALAPFVADGSTSSKVATALINLAVGIAIGTLVSGAARSAMRTRRSGPGDPQARY; this is encoded by the coding sequence ATGACAGTTCAACCCACGCAAGGCGGTGCGCACGCGGTGGCCGGCGGTCGGTTGTGGGCCGGGGGCGCGGCCACGGCCGTCGTTGCCGCATTGATCGCGCTGGTCGGCATCCTGCTCGCCCGCGGCGTCTTCGACGTACCTGTCCTCGCACCCGAGGGCGAGGGCACCTGGGGAGACGCGGACACACCGAAGTACGCGCTGTGGTGCGCTCTCGCGGCATTGCTGGCCACCGGCCTCATGCATCTGCTGGTGATCTCCACGCCCCGGCCGCTGCAGTTCTTCGGTTGGATCATGGCACTGGCCACGCTCGCGGGAGCACTCGCGCCGTTCGTCGCCGACGGCTCGACGTCATCGAAGGTTGCGACCGCGTTGATCAACCTCGCCGTCGGGATCGCCATCGGCACGTTGGTGAGCGGAGCAGCCCGGTCGGCGATGCGGACCCGCCGTAGCGGTCCGGGTGATCCGCAGGCCCGCTATTGA